From a single Streptomyces sp. NBC_01264 genomic region:
- a CDS encoding NAD(P)H-quinone oxidoreductase, with protein MHAITIEQPGGPEALVWAEAPDPVAGDGEVLVEVAASAVNRADVLQRQGFYNPPPGASPHPGLECSGRISAIGAGVSGWSVGDEVCALLSGGGYAQRVAVPAGQLLPVPAGVDLITAAALPEVVSTVWSNVFMVAGLRPGETLLVHGGSSGIGTMAIQLAKAVGARVAVTAGAKEKLARCAELGADILIDYREQDFVEEIRSATGGAGADVILDIMGAKYLTRNVDALAVNGRLAIIGLQGGIKAELNLAALLAKRAAITATTLRSRPLEEKAAIVAAVREHVWPLLAAGRIHPVVHATYPMQDAAEAHRVLEASTHVGKLLLTT; from the coding sequence ATGCATGCGATCACCATCGAACAGCCCGGCGGCCCCGAGGCCCTGGTGTGGGCCGAAGCACCCGACCCGGTGGCCGGCGACGGCGAGGTCCTCGTCGAGGTCGCGGCGAGCGCCGTGAACCGCGCCGACGTCCTGCAGCGGCAGGGTTTCTACAACCCTCCGCCCGGCGCCTCGCCCCATCCCGGCCTGGAGTGCTCCGGGCGGATCTCCGCGATCGGGGCCGGGGTCTCCGGCTGGTCGGTCGGCGACGAGGTGTGCGCGCTGCTCTCCGGCGGCGGGTACGCGCAGCGGGTGGCCGTCCCGGCCGGCCAGCTCCTGCCGGTCCCGGCGGGAGTCGACCTGATCACGGCGGCGGCCCTCCCCGAAGTCGTCTCCACGGTCTGGTCGAACGTGTTCATGGTGGCCGGTCTGCGCCCGGGCGAAACCCTGCTGGTGCACGGCGGATCGAGCGGCATCGGGACGATGGCGATCCAGCTCGCGAAGGCCGTGGGCGCGCGGGTCGCGGTCACGGCGGGCGCCAAGGAGAAGCTGGCGCGCTGCGCCGAGCTGGGCGCCGACATCCTGATCGACTACCGCGAGCAGGACTTCGTGGAGGAGATCCGGTCGGCGACCGGCGGCGCCGGGGCGGACGTGATCCTGGACATCATGGGCGCGAAGTACCTGACCCGGAACGTGGACGCACTGGCCGTGAACGGCCGCCTCGCCATCATCGGACTCCAGGGCGGGATCAAGGCGGAGCTCAACCTGGCCGCACTGCTCGCGAAGCGAGCGGCCATCACCGCGACCACCCTCCGGTCACGCCCCCTGGAGGAGAAGGCCGCGATCGTCGCAGCCGTACGGGAACACGTATGGCCCCTCCTCGCGGCGGGCCGCATCCACCCGGTGGTGCACGCGACATACCCGATGCAGGACGCAGCCGAGGCCCACCGAGTCCTGGAAGCAAGCACCCACGTGGGCAAACTCCTCCTGACCACCTGA
- a CDS encoding potassium channel family protein has translation MFHVKLHGSDAMARGADEKLVSRRIKLPKRIVEKPLRQVSRRLLMALFVMFLTVLIVWIDRDGYHDNANDKVDFLDCVYYATVTLSTTGYGDIVPYSDSARLVNILLITPLRVLFLIILVGTTLEVLTERTREEWRLSRWRKNLRDHTVVVGFGTKGRSALQTLLSTGLSKEQVVIVDPSAKVIDIANAEGFTGVVGDATRSDVLLRAEIQKARQIVIATQRDDTAVLVTLTARQLNRGAKIVAAVREEENAPLLRQSGADAVITSASAAGRLLGLSVLSPSAGTVMEDLIQQGSGLDLIERPVNRSEVGKSVRDTDDLVVSVLRGHRLLPYDDPHASPLQLTDRVITIVRASPSATPPVVLGSAD, from the coding sequence ATGTTTCACGTGAAACTTCACGGATCCGACGCGATGGCGCGCGGCGCCGACGAGAAACTCGTCTCGCGCCGCATCAAACTGCCCAAGCGCATCGTCGAAAAACCGCTCCGGCAGGTCTCCCGGCGCCTGTTGATGGCGCTGTTCGTGATGTTCCTGACGGTCCTTATCGTGTGGATCGACCGCGACGGCTACCACGACAACGCCAACGACAAGGTCGACTTCCTCGACTGCGTCTACTACGCGACCGTCACCCTGTCGACGACCGGCTACGGCGACATCGTCCCGTACAGCGACAGCGCGCGGCTGGTCAACATCCTGCTGATCACCCCGCTGCGCGTGCTGTTCCTGATCATCCTGGTCGGCACCACCCTGGAAGTGCTCACCGAACGCACCAGGGAAGAGTGGCGGCTCAGCCGCTGGAGGAAGAACTTGCGAGACCACACGGTCGTCGTCGGCTTCGGAACGAAGGGCCGTTCCGCCCTGCAGACCCTGCTGTCCACCGGCCTCAGCAAGGAGCAGGTCGTCATCGTGGACCCGAGCGCCAAGGTGATCGACATCGCCAACGCGGAGGGGTTCACCGGGGTCGTCGGCGATGCCACCCGCTCCGACGTCCTGCTGCGGGCGGAGATCCAGAAGGCCCGTCAGATCGTCATCGCCACCCAGCGCGACGACACGGCGGTCCTGGTCACCCTGACGGCCCGCCAGCTCAACCGCGGCGCGAAGATCGTGGCGGCCGTCCGCGAAGAGGAGAACGCCCCGCTGCTGCGCCAGTCGGGAGCGGACGCCGTCATCACCAGCGCCAGCGCGGCGGGCCGGCTGCTCGGGCTCTCGGTGCTCAGCCCGAGCGCGGGCACGGTGATGGAGGACCTCATCCAGCAGGGCAGCGGACTGGATCTGATCGAGCGTCCGGTCAACCGGTCCGAGGTCGGCAAATCGGTCCGGGACACCGACGACCTGGTCGTCAGCGTCCTGCGCGGCCACCGCCTGCTCCCTTACGACGATCCGCACGCGAGTCCCCTGCAACTGACGGACCGTGTCATCACGATCGTCCGCGCGAGTCCGTCGGCCACCCCGCCGGTGGTCCTGGGTTCGGCGGACTGA
- a CDS encoding molybdopterin molybdotransferase MoeA: MTADPAANAAADAADRDLDQALALVSRAPRSDAADAAGATAGGGHRAATWLRARETATRAGSAVRGRTHRVPLAAALGEVLTASLDALGDLPSFDTSAMDGWAVAGPGPWTVRPGASALAGSERPAPLADGEAVRIATGARIPADTTAVIRSEHSREAGTLLYAERPVVTGQDIRPRGQECRSGDLLLPAGSLVTPAVLGLAAAAGYDELATRPRPRVEILVLGNELLTEGPPHDGLIRDALSPMLGPWLTRLGAEVVSVRRLGDDPEGAEALLAAVTGSTADVVITTGGTASGPVDHVHPVLAKAGAELLVDGVAVRPGHPMLLARLGDRADSRHLVGLPGNPLAAVSGLLTLAEPLLRALAGRRPRPRYVVPVEGDVPGHPHDTRLVPVLLTEDHAVPLRYNGPAMLRGVAAADALAVVPPNGARSGQELEILDLPWASGGCFT; encoded by the coding sequence ATGACCGCCGACCCCGCCGCAAACGCCGCCGCCGACGCCGCCGACCGCGACCTCGACCAGGCGCTCGCGCTGGTCAGCCGCGCCCCCCGCTCCGATGCCGCCGACGCCGCAGGCGCCACCGCCGGCGGCGGTCACCGCGCAGCGACCTGGCTCCGGGCCCGGGAGACCGCCACCCGCGCCGGTTCGGCCGTCCGCGGCCGCACCCACCGGGTCCCCCTGGCGGCCGCCCTCGGCGAGGTGCTGACCGCGTCCCTCGACGCCCTGGGCGACCTGCCGTCCTTCGACACCTCCGCGATGGACGGCTGGGCCGTCGCCGGCCCGGGCCCCTGGACGGTCCGCCCCGGCGCGAGCGCACTGGCCGGGAGCGAGCGCCCCGCACCCCTCGCCGACGGCGAGGCCGTACGCATCGCCACCGGCGCCCGGATCCCCGCCGACACCACCGCCGTGATCCGCAGCGAGCACTCCCGCGAGGCCGGCACCCTTCTCTACGCCGAGCGGCCCGTCGTCACCGGACAGGACATCCGCCCGCGCGGCCAGGAGTGCCGCTCCGGCGATCTGCTGCTGCCCGCCGGGTCCCTGGTGACCCCGGCCGTCCTCGGCCTCGCCGCGGCCGCCGGGTACGACGAGCTCGCCACCCGGCCCCGGCCGCGCGTGGAGATCCTGGTCCTGGGCAACGAACTGCTCACCGAAGGCCCCCCGCACGACGGCCTCATCCGCGACGCCCTGAGCCCCATGCTGGGCCCCTGGCTGACCCGGCTCGGCGCCGAGGTCGTCTCCGTACGGCGGCTCGGCGACGACCCGGAGGGCGCCGAAGCACTGCTGGCGGCCGTCACCGGCTCCACCGCCGACGTGGTGATCACCACCGGCGGGACCGCCTCCGGCCCGGTCGACCACGTCCACCCCGTGCTCGCCAAGGCCGGCGCCGAACTGCTCGTCGATGGCGTGGCCGTACGCCCCGGGCACCCGATGCTGCTGGCCCGCCTCGGCGACCGCGCCGACAGCCGCCACCTGGTGGGGCTGCCCGGCAACCCGCTGGCCGCCGTCTCCGGGCTGCTCACCCTCGCCGAACCGCTGCTGCGCGCCCTCGCCGGACGGCGCCCGCGCCCCCGGTACGTGGTGCCCGTGGAGGGCGACGTACCCGGACACCCGCACGACACCCGCCTCGTACCGGTCCTGCTGACCGAGGACCACGCCGTACCGCTGCGCTACAACGGGCCGGCGATGCTGCGCGGGGTGGCCGCCGCCGACGCGCTGGCCGTCGTACCGCCGAACGGGGCGCGGTCCGGACAGGAGTTGGAGATCCTCGATCTCCCGTGGGCCTCGGGGGGATGTTTCACGTGA
- a CDS encoding NTP transferase domain-containing protein, with translation MTYDAIVLAGGAATRLGGADKPGLLVGGRPLLDRVLAACEGARTTVVVAARRPTARPVHWAREAPPGGGPLAALDAGLRHITAPLVLVLSADLPFLDRDTVDTLLRTLDAPGHHTRDGALLRDPGGRDQPLVAAYRAEPLRREIALLATEHGSVHGLPLRALTAELDLTPVTAAAPLASFDCDTWDDLAAARARIREHGTVLEQWITAVKNELGIDVAVDTKTLLDLARDAAHGVARPAAPLTTFLVGYAAAHAEATGADPAQAVAEASRKAAELALRWAAENEATGPEATGSG, from the coding sequence ATGACCTACGACGCCATCGTCCTGGCAGGCGGCGCCGCAACCCGCCTCGGCGGAGCCGACAAGCCCGGCCTGCTCGTCGGCGGCCGCCCCCTCCTCGACCGCGTCCTCGCCGCCTGCGAAGGCGCCCGCACCACCGTCGTCGTAGCCGCCCGCAGGCCGACGGCCCGCCCGGTGCACTGGGCCCGGGAGGCCCCCCCCGGCGGCGGCCCCCTCGCCGCGCTGGACGCGGGACTGCGGCACATCACCGCCCCGCTGGTCCTCGTACTCTCCGCCGATCTGCCGTTCCTGGACCGGGACACCGTCGACACCCTGCTCCGCACCCTCGACGCGCCCGGACACCACACCCGGGACGGCGCCCTGCTCAGGGACCCGGGCGGCCGCGACCAGCCCCTGGTCGCCGCGTACCGCGCAGAGCCCCTGCGCAGGGAAATCGCCCTGCTGGCCACGGAACACGGCTCGGTGCACGGCCTCCCCCTGCGCGCCCTCACCGCCGAACTGGACCTCACCCCGGTCACCGCGGCCGCGCCACTCGCCTCCTTCGACTGCGACACCTGGGACGATCTCGCCGCCGCCCGCGCCCGAATCAGAGAGCATGGAACCGTGCTGGAGCAATGGATCACCGCCGTCAAGAACGAGCTGGGCATCGACGTCGCCGTCGACACCAAGACCCTGCTCGACCTCGCCCGTGACGCCGCCCACGGCGTCGCCCGGCCCGCCGCCCCGCTGACGACCTTCCTCGTCGGCTACGCGGCGGCCCACGCCGAAGCCACCGGCGCCGACCCCGCGCAGGCCGTGGCCGAGGCTTCCCGCAAGGCCGCCGAACTGGCTCTGCGATGGGCCGCGGAGAACGAGGCCACCGGCCCCGAAGCGACCGGCTCCGGATGA
- a CDS encoding bacterial proteasome activator family protein, whose translation MEMPRSERSQDSPPHGLIVGQDGMPVGGADDESREVPVTEMVEQPAKVMRIGSMIKQLLEEVRAAPLDEASRVRLKDIHAASVKELEDGLAPELVEELERLSLPFTEEAIPSEAELRIAQAQLVGWLEGLFHGIQTALFAQQMAARAQLEQMRRALPPGSSHEDDEDGPHGAIRSGPYL comes from the coding sequence ATGGAGATGCCGAGGAGTGAACGGTCGCAGGACAGCCCCCCGCACGGCCTGATCGTGGGGCAGGACGGGATGCCGGTCGGCGGCGCCGATGACGAGTCGCGCGAGGTCCCGGTGACGGAGATGGTCGAACAGCCCGCCAAGGTCATGCGGATCGGCAGCATGATCAAGCAACTCCTGGAAGAGGTACGCGCCGCACCTCTGGACGAGGCCAGCCGGGTCCGTCTCAAGGACATTCACGCGGCGTCGGTGAAGGAGCTGGAGGACGGCCTGGCTCCCGAGCTCGTGGAGGAACTGGAGCGCCTCTCCCTCCCCTTCACCGAGGAGGCCATCCCCTCCGAGGCGGAACTGCGGATCGCACAGGCCCAGTTGGTGGGCTGGCTGGAAGGCCTGTTCCACGGCATCCAGACGGCCCTGTTCGCGCAGCAGATGGCGGCGCGGGCCCAACTGGAACAGATGCGCCGCGCCCTCCCGCCGGGCTCCTCCCACGAGGACGACGAGGACGGCCCGCACGGAGCCATCCGCTCGGGCCCCTACCTCTAA
- a CDS encoding ABC transporter permease: protein MISMYHSWIAAIRIARRDAWRSKGRSALVLAMIALPIVGVSAVDVTIRSSELSTEQRLDRVLGTADAKVTSPHMDTAIYQSPDAQNYAPVGGYDKYNGMPDGRDAAAAAPALPAGAQAVKDSKTYAKVRTRYGILDAELREVDPASPLVKGLWTLERGRLPQAPGEILATGHFLEESGYFLGSSVTPRESTTSYKIVGVYEMPDALDNAQLLAPPGTLLAPLDRDRKAAGGTGLEPQDEYLVKVGGEGFTWNMVKEANAKQHVLVESRAVLLDPPADSEVPLYTQQPKDMWQPGVTLGATEVAIASTVVGLAMLEICLLAGPAFAVGARRSRRQLGLVGANGGDRRHIRAIVLSGGLVIGAAAAVIGTALGIALTIGLRPVLEGVIGKRFGSFDVRPLELLGIGLLAVLTGLLAAIVPAVNASRQTVLASLTGRRGVRRANRVLPVLGLIAIAGGAAIALFGTVSKMGVTVVAGGSAIAELGVVALTPTLVGLFGRAGRWLPLSPRLALRDAVRNRGRTAPAVAAVLAAVAGTVAVATYQHSREIQARHEYVAQLPYGAGLIETNEFTAFRDVPAMRTTLSQELPVAVRADVDRLVVGKPGCSPYGDDPECGQAEIIIPKEQRCPLYTAVNGPESFSLTDRKKLRDDWRCQYDRFGIQYSLVVADEKLLSVLAVDDPGAAAALKAGKAVSFKKQNVRDGKVTVRLIKGRGETAPGSAPGEPPPGTDKVFAAYQAPESVKDYGLDLVLPPAAAKSAGIATVPFGSYFTLDGDASSEQRQRLEGALDKLGLDTSVRIEKGYEGDDSLVMLVLTVFAGLVTIGAAGIATGLAQADAEGDLKTLAAVGAPPRVRRTLSGFQCGVVALMGVVLGSAAGVLPAVGLRLTERRAAADMVRSGIENGYEAASEALPYIPIAVPWTTLGGLLIVVPVGAALLAALVTRSSGALARREA from the coding sequence GTGATCTCCATGTACCACTCCTGGATCGCGGCGATCCGGATAGCCCGCCGCGACGCCTGGCGCTCCAAGGGCCGCAGCGCCCTCGTCCTGGCCATGATCGCCCTGCCGATTGTCGGCGTGAGCGCCGTCGACGTCACCATCCGCAGCTCGGAGCTCTCCACCGAACAGCGCTTGGACCGGGTGCTCGGCACCGCCGACGCCAAGGTGACCTCGCCCCACATGGACACGGCCATCTACCAGAGCCCCGACGCGCAGAACTACGCCCCGGTCGGCGGCTACGACAAGTACAACGGGATGCCGGACGGCCGGGACGCGGCCGCCGCCGCGCCCGCCCTCCCGGCCGGGGCGCAGGCCGTCAAGGACAGCAAGACCTACGCCAAGGTCCGCACCCGGTACGGGATCCTCGACGCCGAGCTCCGCGAGGTGGACCCGGCGAGCCCGCTGGTCAAGGGCCTATGGACGCTGGAGCGCGGCCGGCTGCCGCAGGCTCCCGGCGAGATCCTCGCCACCGGTCACTTCCTGGAGGAGTCCGGGTACTTCCTCGGCTCCAGCGTGACCCCGCGCGAGTCGACCACCTCGTACAAGATCGTCGGCGTCTACGAGATGCCCGACGCCCTGGACAACGCGCAGCTCCTGGCCCCGCCGGGAACCCTGCTCGCCCCCCTCGACCGGGACCGCAAGGCCGCCGGCGGCACGGGCCTGGAACCCCAGGACGAGTACCTGGTGAAGGTCGGCGGCGAAGGTTTCACGTGGAACATGGTCAAGGAGGCCAACGCCAAGCAGCACGTCCTCGTCGAATCGCGCGCCGTACTGCTCGACCCGCCGGCCGACTCCGAGGTGCCGCTCTACACGCAGCAGCCCAAGGACATGTGGCAGCCCGGCGTCACCCTCGGAGCCACCGAAGTCGCCATCGCCTCCACCGTCGTGGGCCTCGCCATGCTGGAGATCTGCCTGCTGGCCGGACCCGCCTTCGCGGTCGGTGCCCGGCGCTCGCGCCGCCAGCTCGGCCTGGTCGGCGCCAACGGCGGTGACCGGCGGCACATCCGGGCCATCGTGCTCTCCGGCGGCCTCGTCATCGGCGCCGCGGCGGCCGTCATCGGCACCGCCCTCGGCATCGCCCTCACCATCGGGCTCCGCCCGGTGCTGGAGGGCGTGATCGGCAAGCGGTTCGGCAGCTTCGACGTCCGCCCGCTGGAGCTCCTCGGCATCGGCCTGCTCGCCGTCCTGACCGGCCTGCTGGCCGCGATCGTCCCGGCCGTCAACGCCTCCCGGCAGACCGTACTGGCCTCCCTCACCGGCCGCCGCGGCGTGCGCCGGGCCAACCGGGTACTGCCCGTCCTCGGCCTGATCGCCATCGCGGGCGGGGCCGCCATCGCCCTGTTCGGCACCGTCTCCAAGATGGGCGTCACCGTCGTCGCGGGCGGCAGCGCCATCGCCGAGCTCGGCGTCGTCGCCCTCACCCCCACCCTGGTCGGCCTGTTCGGCCGGGCTGGCCGGTGGCTGCCGCTGTCGCCCCGCCTCGCGCTGCGCGACGCCGTCCGCAACCGGGGGCGTACGGCCCCGGCCGTGGCCGCCGTACTGGCCGCCGTCGCCGGCACCGTCGCCGTGGCCACGTACCAGCACAGCAGGGAGATCCAGGCGCGGCACGAGTACGTCGCCCAGCTCCCGTACGGCGCCGGTCTGATCGAGACCAACGAGTTCACCGCGTTCCGGGACGTGCCCGCGATGCGCACGACCCTGTCGCAGGAACTCCCGGTGGCCGTACGGGCCGACGTGGACCGTCTCGTCGTCGGCAAGCCGGGCTGCTCCCCCTACGGGGACGACCCGGAGTGCGGGCAGGCCGAGATCATCATCCCGAAGGAGCAGCGCTGCCCGCTCTACACGGCCGTGAACGGACCGGAATCGTTCTCCCTGACCGATCGGAAGAAGCTGCGGGACGACTGGCGGTGCCAGTACGACCGCTTCGGCATCCAGTACTCCCTGGTCGTCGCCGACGAGAAGCTGCTGTCCGTCCTGGCCGTCGACGACCCGGGCGCCGCGGCCGCGCTGAAGGCCGGCAAGGCCGTCTCCTTCAAGAAGCAGAACGTGCGCGACGGCAAGGTCACCGTGCGGCTGATCAAGGGCCGGGGCGAGACCGCCCCCGGTTCCGCGCCCGGTGAGCCGCCGCCCGGCACGGACAAGGTCTTCGCCGCGTACCAGGCGCCCGAGTCGGTGAAGGACTACGGCCTGGACCTGGTGCTGCCGCCCGCGGCCGCGAAGAGCGCCGGCATCGCCACCGTCCCCTTCGGCTCGTACTTCACCCTCGACGGGGACGCGAGCTCCGAGCAGCGCCAGCGGCTCGAAGGGGCCCTCGACAAGCTGGGCCTGGACACGAGCGTACGGATCGAGAAGGGCTACGAGGGCGACGACAGCCTCGTCATGCTCGTCCTGACCGTCTTCGCGGGCCTGGTCACCATCGGCGCGGCCGGCATCGCGACCGGCCTGGCCCAGGCGGACGCCGAGGGCGACCTGAAGACCCTGGCGGCGGTCGGCGCACCGCCGCGGGTGCGGCGCACGCTCAGCGGCTTCCAGTGCGGGGTGGTAGCCCTGATGGGCGTGGTCCTCGGCTCGGCGGCCGGCGTGCTGCCCGCGGTCGGGCTCCGGCTCACCGAACGGCGGGCCGCGGCCGACATGGTCCGGTCCGGCATCGAGAACGGCTACGAAGCGGCCTCCGAGGCCCTCCCGTACATCCCGATCGCGGTGCCGTGGACGACCCTGGGCGGTCTGCTGATCGTCGTCCCGGTGGGCGCGGCGCTGCTGGCGGCCCTGGTCACCCGTTCGAGCGGAGCACTGGCCCGCCGCGAGGCCTGA
- a CDS encoding ABC transporter ATP-binding protein, which yields MPDQPVLQLDQLVRIHGSGATEVHALRGIDLSVYPGELVAVMGPSGSGKSTLLTLAGGLDTPSSGRVIVEGTDITTASRKQLAALRRRSIGYVFQDYNLIPALTAAENVSLPLELDGVSARKARVSTLAALEEMNLGQLADRFPDEMSGGQQQRVAIARALVGDRRLVLADEPTGALDSETGESVLALLRSRCDAGAAGILVTHEPRFAAWADRVVFLRDGSVVDETLRSQADSLLSGQAAAQ from the coding sequence ATGCCCGACCAGCCCGTATTGCAGCTGGACCAGCTCGTCCGCATCCACGGCAGCGGCGCCACCGAGGTGCACGCCCTGCGCGGGATCGACCTCTCCGTGTACCCCGGCGAACTCGTCGCCGTCATGGGCCCCTCCGGGTCCGGCAAGTCCACGCTGCTGACCCTCGCCGGCGGACTCGACACCCCGAGCAGCGGCCGGGTGATCGTCGAGGGCACCGACATCACCACCGCGAGCCGCAAGCAGCTGGCCGCCCTGCGCCGCCGCAGCATCGGGTACGTCTTCCAGGACTACAACCTGATCCCGGCGCTCACCGCCGCGGAGAACGTCTCCCTGCCGCTCGAGCTCGACGGCGTCTCGGCCCGCAAGGCCCGCGTCTCGACGCTCGCGGCCCTGGAGGAGATGAACCTCGGACAGCTCGCCGACCGCTTCCCCGACGAGATGTCCGGCGGCCAGCAGCAGCGCGTGGCCATCGCCCGCGCGCTGGTCGGCGACCGCCGCCTGGTCCTCGCCGACGAGCCGACCGGCGCCCTCGACTCCGAGACCGGTGAGTCCGTACTCGCCCTGCTGCGCTCGCGCTGCGACGCGGGCGCGGCCGGGATCCTGGTGACGCACGAGCCGCGCTTCGCCGCGTGGGCCGACCGCGTGGTGTTCCTGCGCGACGGCAGCGTCGTCGACGAGACCCTGCGCAGCCAGGCCGACTCCCTGCTCTCCGGGCAGGCGGCCGCTCAGTGA
- a CDS encoding PadR family transcriptional regulator translates to MSIRHGLLALLERGPRYGSQLRTEFESRTGSTWPLNVGQVYTTLARLERDGLVAPGGEDTAGHTLYAITETGRHELHAWYERPVDRANPPRDELAIKLAMAVGAPGVDIRAVIQSQRHATVQAMQDYTRLKAQALAAIESGRSGERDDIAWLLVLEQLIFQTEAEARWLDHCESRLVRLSARGERAPAEAEPPEGEGAGRPAEATAVTGASGATTAPATTTPTTAPTTTTDRSLSRTARTRRV, encoded by the coding sequence ATGTCGATCCGCCACGGCCTTCTCGCCCTACTGGAACGGGGCCCCAGATACGGCTCTCAGCTCCGCACCGAGTTCGAATCCCGCACCGGTTCCACCTGGCCCCTCAACGTCGGGCAGGTGTACACGACGCTCGCCCGCCTGGAGCGCGACGGGCTCGTCGCCCCCGGCGGCGAGGACACCGCCGGGCACACCCTGTACGCCATCACCGAGACCGGGCGCCACGAACTGCACGCCTGGTACGAGCGTCCGGTGGACCGGGCCAACCCGCCCCGGGACGAGCTCGCCATCAAGCTCGCCATGGCCGTCGGCGCACCCGGCGTGGACATCCGCGCCGTCATCCAGTCCCAGCGGCACGCCACCGTCCAGGCCATGCAGGACTACACCCGGCTCAAGGCCCAGGCGCTCGCCGCCATCGAGAGCGGGCGCTCCGGCGAGCGCGACGACATCGCCTGGCTGCTGGTCCTGGAACAGCTGATCTTCCAGACCGAGGCCGAGGCACGCTGGCTCGACCACTGCGAGTCCCGGCTCGTACGGCTGTCCGCGCGCGGGGAGCGCGCGCCGGCCGAGGCCGAGCCTCCCGAGGGCGAAGGCGCGGGCCGCCCCGCCGAAGCCACGGCAGTCACCGGAGCCTCCGGGGCCACCACCGCCCCGGCCACGACCACACCTACGACCGCTCCCACAACCACTACCGACCGGTCTCTTTCCCGCACCGCCCGTACGCGGCGGGTCTGA